A genomic region of Dactylococcopsis salina PCC 8305 contains the following coding sequences:
- the purC gene encoding phosphoribosylaminoimidazolesuccinocarboxamide synthase produces MEQKLYEGKAKIIYPTDNPNILLTEFKDDATAFNAQKRGTIEQKGEINCKISSVLFQLLEKQGIATHYIDQPSAKQMRVKAVTILPLEVVVRNIAAGSLCRETGLEEGTNLPFPLVEFYYKKDELGDPLLTRDRILILNLATLNQLEQLQNKALAINTHLKTFFNDCKITLVDFKLEFGLDSEQNLLLADEISPDTCRLWDQSQSEESDDRVMDKDRFRKDLGNVENAYQEVQTRILSQFKLTINNE; encoded by the coding sequence ATGGAACAAAAATTATACGAAGGAAAAGCAAAAATCATCTATCCGACGGATAATCCGAATATATTACTAACAGAATTTAAAGATGATGCAACCGCATTTAACGCTCAAAAACGAGGAACGATCGAGCAAAAAGGAGAAATCAACTGTAAAATCAGTAGTGTTCTCTTTCAACTATTAGAAAAACAAGGAATCGCCACCCACTACATCGATCAACCGTCAGCGAAACAAATGCGAGTAAAAGCAGTAACGATTCTTCCCTTAGAAGTAGTGGTGCGAAACATCGCGGCGGGAAGTTTATGTCGAGAAACAGGTTTAGAAGAAGGGACAAATCTACCTTTTCCCCTCGTAGAATTTTATTACAAAAAAGACGAATTAGGCGATCCCTTACTGACGCGCGATCGAATTTTAATTCTCAATCTTGCCACCCTCAACCAACTGGAACAACTGCAAAACAAAGCACTTGCCATTAACACTCACTTAAAAACCTTTTTTAATGACTGTAAAATTACCCTCGTTGATTTCAAACTAGAATTTGGTTTAGATTCAGAGCAAAATCTACTTTTAGCCGATGAAATCAGCCCTGATACTTGTCGCTTATGGGATCAAAGCCAAAGCGAAGAATCAGACGATCGGGTAATGGACAAAGATCGCTTTCGGAAAGACTTAGGAAACGTCGAAAACGCCTATCAGGAAGTGCAAACCCGAATATTGTCACAGTTTAAATTGACAATAAACAATGAATAA
- a CDS encoding BamA/TamA family outer membrane protein, translating into MAVLKKRKKQHLSPVIATAVLCSLISYPKPMLAQTEGNTENLSQNNNFEPLPSQSPNNNAPAEEPQVLIVEVDVEGVEGELEDVVFEATDVQPGRLTTRSQLQEDVNAIFATGFFANVRVVPEDTPLGVRVTFVVEPNPVLEEVEVTTVPEGVEERVLPASVVDEIFREQYGEILNLQELQGNIDELNQWYQENGFDLAQVVGSPEVSSDGVVTLTVAEGVIEDIQVRIFDEEGEQIEGKTRDFIVTREVELSEGDVFKRQTARSDLERIFGLGIFEDASLSFTPGDDPRKVVLNFDVIEGNTGSIGAGAGVSSSSGLFGTISYQERNLGGNNQNLSTEVQVGGRTLLFNTRFVDPWIAGDPKRTSYAVNLFRRRSLSVIFDEGEEDVDLPNGDTPRVVRTGGGLTFSRPLAPDPFTRADWRVSAGLNYERVQIEDDDGEISPVDEFGNQLAFDESGKDDLFVLELDAVRDRRNRSSQTTSGSVLRLGVDQSIPVGSGNIFFNRIRGSYSYFIPVDFTSFSEEGGETLAFNLQAGTVLGDLPPYEAFTLGGSNSVRGYEQGDVGAGRSFVQATAEYRFPIFSIVGGALFVDVGTDLGTGDDVPGEPAEVRGKPGSGFGYGAGVRVQSPLGAIRVDFGLNDEGESRIHFGIGEKF; encoded by the coding sequence GTGGCAGTGTTAAAAAAACGAAAAAAGCAACATTTATCTCCAGTAATTGCAACCGCAGTGCTGTGTTCTTTAATCAGTTACCCAAAGCCCATGTTGGCTCAAACTGAGGGAAACACAGAAAACCTGAGTCAGAATAATAATTTTGAACCCTTACCGTCTCAATCTCCCAATAATAACGCTCCTGCCGAAGAGCCACAAGTTTTAATCGTAGAAGTAGATGTAGAAGGAGTAGAAGGAGAATTAGAAGATGTGGTTTTTGAAGCGACAGATGTCCAACCTGGACGCTTAACCACTCGTTCTCAACTACAAGAAGATGTGAACGCAATCTTTGCCACTGGTTTTTTCGCTAACGTGAGAGTTGTTCCCGAAGACACCCCTTTAGGAGTGCGAGTAACCTTTGTTGTCGAACCGAACCCAGTTTTAGAAGAAGTAGAAGTGACAACAGTTCCCGAAGGAGTCGAAGAAAGAGTATTACCCGCATCGGTTGTTGATGAAATTTTTAGGGAACAATATGGGGAGATTCTAAACTTACAAGAATTACAAGGCAATATAGACGAATTAAACCAATGGTATCAAGAGAACGGTTTTGACTTAGCGCAAGTGGTTGGTTCTCCAGAAGTATCTTCTGATGGCGTGGTGACGCTAACCGTCGCCGAAGGAGTCATTGAAGATATCCAAGTTCGGATTTTTGATGAAGAGGGAGAACAAATTGAGGGGAAAACCCGTGATTTTATTGTGACGCGAGAAGTTGAGTTATCAGAAGGAGATGTATTTAAACGACAAACCGCTCGCTCTGATTTAGAACGAATTTTTGGTTTAGGTATTTTTGAGGATGCCAGTCTTTCTTTTACCCCTGGTGATGATCCGCGAAAAGTGGTTTTAAATTTTGATGTGATAGAAGGAAATACAGGGTCAATTGGTGCTGGCGCTGGTGTTAGCTCTTCCAGTGGTCTTTTTGGGACAATTAGCTATCAAGAACGAAATTTAGGGGGAAATAATCAAAACTTATCCACAGAAGTCCAAGTGGGGGGAAGAACCCTCCTCTTTAATACCCGTTTTGTTGACCCTTGGATTGCTGGTGATCCCAAGCGCACTTCCTACGCGGTGAATTTATTCCGTCGTCGTTCTCTTTCTGTGATTTTTGATGAAGGGGAAGAAGATGTGGATTTACCCAACGGTGACACCCCCCGTGTAGTGAGAACAGGAGGCGGCTTAACCTTTAGTCGTCCGTTAGCCCCTGATCCCTTTACTCGTGCTGATTGGAGAGTCTCGGCTGGTTTAAATTACGAACGGGTGCAAATTGAAGACGATGATGGGGAGATTTCACCAGTGGATGAGTTTGGGAATCAATTGGCGTTTGATGAAAGTGGGAAGGATGATTTATTTGTCCTAGAATTAGACGCAGTGCGCGATCGACGCAATCGTTCCAGTCAAACCACCAGTGGTTCGGTGTTGCGTTTAGGAGTCGATCAATCGATTCCTGTCGGTTCAGGAAATATCTTCTTTAATCGCATTCGAGGCAGTTACAGTTATTTTATCCCGGTTGACTTCACCAGCTTTAGTGAGGAAGGAGGAGAAACTCTTGCCTTTAATTTACAAGCGGGAACCGTTCTTGGTGATTTACCTCCTTATGAAGCCTTTACTTTAGGAGGAAGTAATTCTGTGCGAGGCTATGAACAAGGTGATGTGGGGGCTGGACGGAGTTTTGTCCAAGCAACCGCCGAATATCGTTTCCCCATTTTCTCCATTGTTGGCGGTGCTTTATTTGTGGATGTGGGAACGGATTTAGGAACAGGAGACGATGTTCCAGGGGAACCGGCGGAGGTACGAGGTAAACCTGGCAGTGGTTTCGGTTATGGTGCTGGTGTGCGAGTACAATCCCCATTAGGGGCGATTCGAGTTGATTTTGGCTTGAATGATGAGGGAGAGAGTCGCATTCATTTTGGGATTGGGGAAAAATTTTAG
- a CDS encoding daunorubicin resistance protein DrrA family ABC transporter ATP-binding protein: MTPAVSIEHLQKSYGEVAAVKDVTFTVQPGEIFGLLGPNGAGKTTTIRCLCTLTKPDQGRVTVGGVSSIEQPKAARRKLGYVAQEVALDKVLTGEELLQLQASLYHIPRSIARERIPQLLKLLGLEDYAHKKTGTYSGGLKKRLDLAAGLLHQPDVLVLDEPTVGLDIESRFVVWDFLRKLREAGTTVLLTSHYLEEVDALADRVAIIDQGEVIASGTPNELKDRLGGDRVTLRIREFTPTAEAEKAKTHLSNLDFVREIIVNPAQGNSLNLVVEPNSNPIGSIEQTLSNLDLPTFGISQSRPSLDDVYLAATGRTLMDAEMAAASNRDLKAEKKQAMKGS, from the coding sequence ATGACACCTGCTGTTTCCATCGAACACTTGCAAAAATCCTATGGTGAGGTAGCAGCAGTTAAAGATGTTACCTTTACTGTCCAACCTGGAGAAATCTTCGGGTTGCTGGGGCCCAACGGCGCGGGAAAGACAACCACCATACGCTGTTTATGTACGTTAACGAAACCTGATCAAGGGCGTGTGACGGTGGGGGGTGTCTCTAGCATCGAACAACCGAAAGCGGCGCGACGGAAACTGGGTTATGTGGCGCAAGAGGTGGCTTTGGATAAGGTTCTCACTGGAGAAGAGTTATTACAACTCCAAGCTAGTTTGTATCATATCCCGAGATCGATCGCGCGGGAACGCATTCCCCAATTGTTGAAGTTACTAGGATTAGAAGATTACGCTCACAAAAAAACAGGAACTTATTCTGGTGGCTTAAAAAAACGCCTCGATCTCGCGGCGGGATTACTTCATCAACCCGATGTGTTGGTGTTAGATGAACCAACTGTTGGATTGGATATCGAAAGCCGTTTTGTGGTTTGGGATTTTCTGCGAAAGTTGCGGGAAGCGGGAACAACGGTTCTCCTGACTAGCCATTATTTAGAAGAGGTGGATGCTCTCGCCGATCGAGTTGCTATCATCGACCAAGGAGAAGTTATCGCCAGTGGTACGCCTAATGAGTTGAAAGACCGTTTAGGGGGCGATCGAGTTACCCTCCGCATCCGAGAGTTTACTCCCACAGCAGAAGCGGAAAAAGCAAAAACCCATCTCTCTAATTTAGATTTTGTTAGAGAAATTATTGTTAATCCCGCGCAGGGAAATTCCCTGAATTTGGTGGTAGAACCCAATAGTAATCCCATTGGTTCGATCGAGCAAACTCTCTCTAATTTAGACTTACCCACCTTCGGCATTTCTCAATCTCGTCCCAGTTTAGATGATGTTTATCTCGCCGCCACTGGACGCACTTTAATGGATGCGGAAATGGCAGCAGCGAGTAATCGTGATCTCAAAGCGGAGAAAAAACAAGCGATGAAAGGAAGTTAA
- a CDS encoding ABC transporter permease codes for MSDSMTPLSPNSIAIEQETSSENPVGEFFQETGALTKRLFIQLKRRPSTLVAGIIQPLMWLILFGALFQYAPEGLLGEGLSYGKFLAPGVIVFTAFSGALNAGLPVMFDREFGFLNRLLVAPLSSRYSIVAASTIYIISLSLLQTASIVALSAVIGAGLPSLAGLGAIALIVFLIVAGVTALSLGLAFALPGHIELIAVIFVTNLPLLFASTALAPLNFMADWLKVVASVNPLTYAIEPIRYIYLNGEWSLTSTVLETSWFNFSFGASILALVAFDLVILFLIQPLLRRRFA; via the coding sequence ATGAGTGATAGTATGACCCCTTTATCCCCAAATTCCATTGCGATCGAACAGGAAACCAGTTCGGAAAATCCCGTTGGTGAATTTTTCCAAGAAACGGGGGCTTTAACCAAACGTCTCTTTATCCAATTAAAACGTCGCCCTTCTACCCTCGTCGCTGGGATTATTCAACCGTTAATGTGGTTGATTTTGTTTGGTGCTTTGTTTCAGTATGCACCAGAAGGGTTGTTAGGAGAAGGGCTGAGTTATGGGAAGTTTCTCGCCCCTGGTGTGATTGTATTTACTGCTTTTTCGGGGGCTTTAAATGCGGGACTTCCTGTGATGTTCGATCGAGAGTTTGGTTTTCTCAATCGTTTGCTAGTCGCGCCGTTGAGTTCTCGCTATTCGATCGTTGCGGCTTCTACGATTTATATTATTAGTCTCAGCTTGTTACAAACCGCCTCGATCGTGGCGTTAAGTGCGGTAATCGGCGCTGGTTTACCCAGTTTAGCAGGTTTAGGCGCGATCGCATTGATTGTGTTCTTAATTGTCGCTGGTGTCACTGCTTTAAGTCTCGGTTTAGCCTTTGCGTTACCCGGTCACATCGAACTGATTGCAGTGATCTTTGTGACGAATCTTCCCCTACTGTTTGCCAGTACCGCCCTTGCGCCTTTAAACTTTATGGCAGACTGGTTAAAAGTTGTGGCGAGTGTCAATCCTTTAACCTACGCGATCGAACCAATTCGCTATATTTATCTCAACGGAGAATGGAGTCTCACCAGCACGGTTTTAGAAACATCCTGGTTTAACTTCTCCTTCGGCGCATCCATTCTCGCTTTAGTTGCTTTTGATTTAGTAATTCTCTTTCTCATTCAGCCGCTACTGCGTCGTCGTTTCGCTTAG
- the carB gene encoding carbamoyl-phosphate synthase large subunit — protein MPRRTDLKKILVLGAGPIIIGQACEFDYSGTQACKALREEGYEVVLVNSNPATIMTDPETTERTYIEPLTAEIVEKVIAKERPDALLPTMGGQTALNVAVELAQAGILERYQVELIGAKLPAITMAEDRQLFKEAMARINIPVCPSGIASNLKQARTIALEEIGSYPIIIRPAYTLGGSGGGIAYNQEEFEEKAQQGLDASPVSQILIERSLLGWKEYELEVMRDLADNVVIICSIENLDPMGVHTGDSITVAPAQTLTDKEYQRLRDYSKQIIREIGVETGGSNIQFAVNPVDGEVVVIEMNPRVSRSSALASKATGFPIAKFAAKLAVGYTLNEIPNDITKQTPASFEPTIDYVVTKIPRFTFEKFPGSKPNLSTQMKSVGEAMAIGRTFCESFQKALRSLETGRYGWGCDQKEKLPSVNQIRAQLRTATPDRIFTVRHAFQLGMTTEEIHQLTAIDPWFLNHLSSIIAGEKFLKATPLEAITAEQMREIKQLGFSDPQIAFATETTEAAVAKKRGDLNIFPVYKMVDTCAAEFEAFTPYYYSTYEEGESEVIPSEKPKVMILGGGPNRIGQGIEFDYCCCHASFSLSDAGYETIMVNSNPETVSTDYDTSDRLYFEPLTREDVFNIIAVERPQGIIIQFGGQTPLKLAVSLEEYLDQHQDTIPTKIWGTSPDSIDIAEDRERFEQILRQLVIDQPPNGLARSYEEALVIAGNIGYPVVVRPSYVLGGRAMEIVYSDQELEHYMSFAVQVEPEHPILIDKFLENAIEVDVDAIADQQGNVVIGGIMEHIEQAGIHSGDSACSLPYVSLSETVVNTIRKGTEQLAKALKVVGLMNIQFAVQGETVYILEANPRASRTVPFVSKATGVPLAKIASLVMSGQTLPELNFTQEPQPRHIAVKEAVLPFEKFPETDVILGPEMRSTGEVMGIDYDFGKAFAKAELAAGQRLPLSGTVFVSTNDRDKKAVIPVIKEFIALGFNIIATEGTKVALEAEGLTVGLLLKLHQGRPHVLDAIKNREIQLIINTPTGQEAQTDGQLIRRTALAYKIPMVTTIAGANANVQGIRSLQSGSLDVKALQDYQNPI, from the coding sequence ATGCCCCGTCGTACCGATTTAAAAAAAATTCTAGTGTTGGGTGCTGGTCCGATTATTATTGGACAAGCCTGTGAGTTTGACTATTCTGGAACGCAGGCTTGTAAAGCACTACGAGAAGAAGGTTATGAGGTGGTATTGGTCAATTCTAACCCCGCAACGATTATGACCGATCCAGAAACGACGGAACGCACCTACATTGAACCGTTAACGGCTGAAATTGTGGAAAAGGTGATTGCGAAAGAACGTCCTGACGCGCTTCTACCGACGATGGGAGGACAAACGGCGTTAAATGTGGCGGTGGAGTTGGCACAAGCTGGGATTTTGGAACGGTATCAGGTGGAGTTGATTGGGGCGAAATTACCAGCAATTACAATGGCAGAAGATCGCCAGTTGTTTAAGGAGGCAATGGCGCGGATTAATATTCCTGTGTGTCCATCAGGAATTGCTAGTAATTTAAAGCAAGCACGGACGATCGCCCTAGAAGAAATTGGTAGCTATCCGATCATTATTCGTCCTGCTTATACTCTCGGCGGGAGTGGCGGCGGTATCGCTTACAATCAAGAGGAATTTGAAGAAAAAGCGCAGCAAGGACTGGATGCGAGTCCCGTTTCTCAGATTCTCATTGAGCGATCGTTGCTGGGTTGGAAAGAATACGAATTAGAGGTGATGCGTGATCTGGCGGATAATGTGGTGATTATTTGCTCGATCGAAAACCTTGATCCGATGGGAGTGCATACAGGAGACTCGATTACAGTCGCACCCGCGCAAACGCTCACCGATAAAGAATATCAACGCTTACGAGACTATTCTAAACAAATTATCCGTGAAATTGGAGTCGAAACAGGCGGATCAAATATTCAATTTGCCGTTAACCCAGTGGATGGGGAAGTGGTGGTAATTGAAATGAATCCTCGCGTGTCTCGTTCTTCTGCTTTAGCCTCGAAAGCGACGGGATTTCCTATTGCTAAATTTGCGGCGAAGTTAGCGGTGGGTTACACCCTCAATGAAATTCCCAACGACATCACGAAGCAAACTCCAGCTTCCTTTGAACCGACAATTGATTATGTGGTGACAAAAATTCCTCGCTTCACCTTTGAAAAGTTCCCTGGCTCTAAACCAAACCTTAGCACACAAATGAAGTCAGTAGGGGAAGCCATGGCGATCGGGCGCACTTTCTGCGAATCCTTCCAAAAAGCACTACGTTCCCTCGAAACTGGGCGTTATGGGTGGGGATGCGACCAGAAGGAAAAATTGCCCTCTGTTAATCAAATTCGCGCCCAATTACGCACCGCAACGCCCGATCGCATCTTTACGGTGCGCCACGCTTTCCAGTTGGGAATGACAACAGAGGAGATTCATCAGCTAACGGCGATCGATCCTTGGTTCTTAAACCACTTATCTAGCATTATTGCAGGGGAAAAATTCCTGAAAGCAACCCCTCTCGAAGCCATCACCGCCGAACAAATGCGAGAAATCAAACAACTGGGTTTCAGCGATCCACAAATTGCCTTCGCTACGGAAACCACAGAAGCCGCAGTGGCAAAAAAACGGGGCGATCTCAACATTTTTCCCGTTTATAAAATGGTGGATACCTGCGCCGCAGAATTTGAAGCGTTTACTCCCTATTATTATTCCACCTATGAGGAGGGAGAATCAGAGGTGATTCCTTCTGAAAAGCCAAAAGTGATGATTTTAGGCGGTGGACCGAATCGCATTGGACAAGGAATTGAATTTGATTATTGCTGTTGTCATGCGTCTTTTTCCCTGTCCGATGCGGGTTATGAGACGATTATGGTGAACTCGAATCCCGAAACGGTTTCCACCGATTACGATACCAGTGATCGATTGTATTTTGAACCCTTAACACGGGAAGATGTTTTTAATATCATCGCTGTGGAACGTCCGCAAGGGATTATTATTCAGTTTGGGGGACAAACGCCGTTAAAACTAGCGGTTTCTCTAGAAGAATATCTCGACCAACATCAAGATACGATTCCTACTAAGATTTGGGGAACGTCTCCCGACTCGATCGATATCGCAGAAGACAGAGAACGATTTGAGCAAATTTTACGGCAATTAGTGATTGATCAGCCTCCCAATGGACTGGCGAGAAGTTATGAGGAAGCGTTGGTGATCGCAGGAAATATTGGCTATCCCGTCGTTGTGCGTCCGTCTTATGTGTTGGGGGGTCGGGCGATGGAAATCGTCTATTCTGACCAAGAGTTAGAACATTATATGAGTTTTGCGGTGCAAGTAGAACCCGAACATCCGATTCTGATTGATAAGTTTTTAGAAAACGCGATCGAAGTGGATGTAGATGCGATCGCAGATCAACAAGGAAATGTGGTCATTGGCGGTATTATGGAACACATTGAACAAGCGGGGATTCATTCTGGGGACTCAGCTTGTTCTCTCCCCTATGTCTCTCTCAGTGAAACTGTGGTCAATACTATCCGCAAAGGTACAGAACAACTCGCAAAAGCGCTGAAAGTTGTGGGATTAATGAATATCCAATTTGCGGTTCAAGGAGAAACAGTTTACATTTTAGAAGCCAACCCCCGCGCTTCTCGAACCGTTCCCTTTGTCTCTAAAGCCACTGGTGTTCCCCTTGCGAAAATTGCCTCGCTGGTGATGTCTGGACAAACCCTACCTGAGTTAAACTTTACCCAAGAACCGCAACCGCGACATATTGCGGTAAAAGAGGCAGTTTTACCCTTTGAAAAATTCCCCGAAACCGATGTTATTCTCGGTCCAGAAATGCGTTCTACTGGGGAAGTGATGGGAATCGACTATGATTTTGGGAAAGCGTTTGCCAAAGCAGAATTAGCCGCTGGTCAACGTTTACCCCTATCAGGAACGGTTTTTGTTTCCACGAACGATCGAGATAAAAAAGCGGTGATTCCTGTGATTAAAGAATTTATAGCATTAGGATTTAATATTATCGCCACTGAAGGCACAAAAGTCGCCTTAGAAGCAGAAGGCTTAACAGTGGGATTACTTTTGAAATTACATCAAGGTCGTCCTCATGTGTTAGATGCAATTAAAAACCGTGAGATTCAACTGATTATTAATACACCCACTGGACAGGAAGCACAAACCGACGGACAATTAATTCGACGCACCGCTTTAGCTTATAAAATTCCGATGGTGACAACGATCGCGGGTGCAAATGCTAATGTCCAAGGCATTCGATCGTTACAATCTGGATCATTAGATGTGAAAGCATTACAAGATTACCAGAACCCTATTTAG
- the pyrR gene encoding bifunctional pyr operon transcriptional regulator/uracil phosphoribosyltransferase PyrR codes for MKVVEILSTEEIRRAITRLASQVIEKADNLSNLVLLGIHTRGVPLAKMLGQQIETLEGVSVAVGALDITFYRDDLDQIKTRTPAKTDIPFDLTNKTVVLVDDVIYKGRTARAALNAVTEYGRPVSIWLVVLVDRGHRQLPIHPDFVGKTLPTSTEEQVKVYLQPLDGRDAVELTK; via the coding sequence ATGAAAGTTGTTGAGATTTTATCTACAGAAGAAATCAGACGTGCGATTACTCGATTAGCGTCTCAAGTCATCGAAAAAGCTGATAATTTATCTAATCTTGTGCTTTTAGGGATTCACACCAGAGGTGTTCCCCTGGCGAAAATGTTAGGACAACAAATTGAGACGTTAGAAGGGGTTTCTGTCGCCGTTGGCGCTTTAGATATTACCTTTTATCGAGACGATTTAGATCAAATTAAAACTCGGACTCCTGCTAAAACTGATATTCCCTTTGATTTAACGAACAAAACGGTGGTTTTAGTGGATGATGTTATTTATAAAGGACGTACCGCCCGCGCTGCTTTGAATGCGGTCACAGAATATGGGCGACCTGTTAGCATTTGGTTGGTGGTTCTGGTCGATCGCGGACACCGTCAGCTTCCCATTCATCCTGATTTTGTGGGGAAAACTCTCCCCACTTCTACAGAGGAACAGGTTAAGGTTTATTTACAGCCCCTTGATGGACGGGATGCGGTGGAACTTACTAAATAG
- a CDS encoding DUF2062 domain-containing protein has product MQPASFLNQKKRKQSWWKRKLRYLYLRIIRLRSTTPAIARGLAMGVFAGLFPFFGAQTLLGVLLAILVRGNKITAAVGTWISNPLTYIPIYLFNFKVGQFLLGTHYLSTDIDWTSSTEILEAGKTFIATLLLGCTVVGAIVAINAYFIGLWLIPKLRNKN; this is encoded by the coding sequence ATGCAACCCGCCTCTTTTCTCAATCAAAAAAAACGAAAACAGTCCTGGTGGAAACGAAAACTGCGCTATCTCTATTTACGAATCATTCGTTTGCGTAGTACCACCCCAGCAATTGCGCGGGGTTTAGCCATGGGAGTTTTTGCTGGTTTATTCCCTTTTTTTGGCGCACAAACCCTTCTCGGCGTTCTTTTGGCGATTTTAGTACGAGGAAACAAAATTACTGCCGCCGTTGGCACTTGGATTAGTAATCCTTTGACTTATATTCCCATTTATTTATTTAACTTTAAAGTGGGACAATTCTTGTTAGGAACTCACTATTTATCGACGGATATTGATTGGACTTCTAGCACAGAAATTTTAGAAGCGGGAAAAACCTTTATTGCAACCTTATTATTAGGATGTACGGTTGTGGGCGCGATCGTTGCGATCAATGCCTATTTTATCGGATTATGGCTCATTCCGAAGCTACGAAATAAGAATTAA
- a CDS encoding Rqc2 family fibronectin-binding protein yields the protein MQPVDLTTLRAICAELRKGWLPARLEQVYQRDRATISLALRTLKGRDWLTLSWHPQAARICLDDAPPRTPDTFTFSDQLRHQLQGLALTAMPLISPWERVINFQFAPRPDDPPLWHLYAEIMGKYSNIILTDANQQIITAAHQVSAEKSSLRPIQTGHIYEPPPPLTGSIPNVKEYQETWQEKVSLIPTQLKQQLLKTYRGLGPNLVKAMIQRADLNPQQTADTLTQENWNTLFQIWQEWLHILESEQFQPGWTENGFTVLGWGMIEPVSSIQTIIKDYYTEQLNQQVFKQLHHQLFQKVSNLIKKQTQKQETFQQRLKQSDEAEIYRQRGDLLMAYSYQWEPGMDAIELPDFETGDLIRIPLNPEKNAIQNAQSYYKRHQKLKRARTAVEPLLGETNQEINYLQQVEAALKQLKDYQQGEDLQTLKEIQEELIEQGYIIPQRERSTSQATQPITYYSPHGYEVLVGRNNRQNDQLTFRLATDYDLWFHAQEIPGSHVLLRLPAGAIPDEKDLQFVANVAAYHSRGRESQQVPVIYTKPKYVYKPKGAKPGMVIYDRETVIWGTP from the coding sequence ATGCAGCCCGTTGATTTAACCACTCTCAGAGCCATTTGCGCCGAATTACGGAAAGGTTGGCTACCTGCTCGTCTTGAACAAGTCTATCAGCGCGATCGCGCTACAATATCTCTAGCCCTCCGTACCCTAAAAGGAAGAGATTGGTTAACCCTTTCTTGGCATCCTCAAGCCGCCAGAATTTGCCTTGATGACGCACCGCCTCGCACTCCCGACACCTTCACCTTTAGCGACCAACTTCGCCATCAACTGCAAGGTTTAGCACTCACAGCAATGCCCCTAATTTCGCCCTGGGAACGGGTGATTAACTTCCAATTCGCCCCCCGACCCGACGACCCCCCTTTATGGCATCTCTACGCTGAAATTATGGGGAAATACAGCAACATTATTCTTACCGATGCTAATCAACAAATTATCACCGCCGCACACCAAGTCAGTGCAGAAAAATCCAGTTTGCGTCCCATTCAAACTGGACACATTTACGAACCTCCTCCTCCCCTCACTGGAAGCATCCCCAATGTTAAGGAATACCAAGAAACCTGGCAAGAAAAAGTCAGTTTAATTCCCACCCAATTGAAACAACAACTCCTCAAAACTTATCGCGGTTTGGGACCAAATTTAGTAAAAGCAATGATCCAACGTGCTGACTTAAACCCTCAACAAACCGCTGACACGCTTACTCAAGAAAACTGGAATACGCTCTTTCAAATTTGGCAAGAATGGTTACACATTCTCGAAAGTGAACAATTCCAACCAGGTTGGACAGAAAACGGTTTTACAGTTTTAGGTTGGGGAATGATTGAACCAGTTTCTTCAATCCAAACCATCATTAAAGATTATTACACCGAACAACTGAATCAACAAGTTTTTAAACAACTTCATCACCAACTCTTCCAGAAAGTTAGTAACTTAATTAAAAAACAAACCCAAAAACAAGAAACCTTTCAACAGCGATTGAAACAATCAGATGAGGCGGAAATCTATCGTCAACGGGGAGACTTATTGATGGCTTATTCCTATCAATGGGAACCTGGAATGGATGCCATAGAGTTACCTGATTTTGAGACAGGAGACTTAATCCGTATTCCCCTTAACCCAGAAAAAAATGCGATTCAAAACGCTCAAAGTTACTATAAACGTCATCAAAAATTAAAACGCGCTCGCACGGCGGTAGAACCTTTATTAGGAGAAACTAATCAAGAAATTAATTATTTACAGCAAGTGGAAGCTGCACTCAAACAATTAAAAGATTATCAGCAAGGGGAAGATTTACAAACCCTAAAAGAAATTCAAGAAGAATTAATCGAACAAGGCTATATTATTCCCCAAAGAGAACGATCGACCTCGCAAGCAACCCAACCCATTACTTATTATTCTCCTCATGGTTATGAGGTTTTAGTGGGACGAAATAATCGACAAAATGATCAGTTAACCTTTCGTCTGGCGACTGATTATGATTTATGGTTTCACGCTCAAGAAATCCCAGGCAGTCATGTCTTATTACGCTTACCTGCTGGTGCAATTCCAGACGAAAAAGACTTACAATTTGTTGCCAATGTTGCTGCTTATCATAGTCGCGGGAGAGAAAGTCAACAAGTTCCTGTTATTTATACAAAACCCAAATATGTTTATAAACCAAAAGGAGCAAAACCAGGGATGGTAATATACGATCGAGAAACGGTAATTTGGGGAACACCGTAA